A part of Polynucleobacter sp. MG-Unter2-18 genomic DNA contains:
- a CDS encoding VOC family protein: MSNIQPFHLAFPVDNLEAARTFYGSTLGCAEGRSSDEWIDFDFFGHQLVAHLAPEECSHVASNEVDGHQVPVKHFGVVLTMPDWHALADKLSSTGMKFIIEPQIRFKGKVGEQATMFFLDPAGNALEFKAFEDPSQLFAK; the protein is encoded by the coding sequence ATGTCAAATATTCAACCTTTTCATTTAGCTTTTCCTGTAGACAACCTAGAAGCGGCTCGTACTTTTTACGGCAGCACCTTAGGTTGCGCGGAAGGTCGCAGCTCTGATGAATGGATTGATTTTGACTTCTTTGGACACCAATTGGTTGCCCACCTTGCACCTGAAGAATGCAGTCATGTAGCCTCAAATGAGGTTGACGGACATCAAGTTCCCGTAAAACACTTTGGAGTAGTGTTGACGATGCCAGATTGGCATGCGTTGGCGGATAAATTAAGCAGCACTGGTATGAAATTCATTATCGAGCCACAGATTCGCTTTAAAGGAAAAGTAGGCGAGCAAGCCACGATGTTCTTTCTCGATCCTGCTGGCAATGCCTTGGAGTTCAAGGCATTCGAGGACCCCAGTCAGCTATTCGCCAAGTAA
- a CDS encoding class I SAM-dependent methyltransferase produces MNQDSFIHWEENGQNCSAVWHSENGITAHKKVAIANDTLTADDAYRMACEGTAILWKGDFQNARQLLQALVRRIDKPSKKSKRASKRADKSADAAPKKTSKDIFNQHRLIQSQRARILGMLLIQCNSDHSISLRRAPDISQACVEAYGAVEHSYVVSLRELLGVISAHEWRKSGLPILADENGDPVFVHPHYGVFSPVRGEYIELVCAVPLPKSLDGASTAFDIGVGTGVLAIILAMRDVQKIVATDQDDRALTCAKENIALLGLGSQIEIVKANLFPAGKASLIICNPPWVPARPSSTLEHAVYDPDSQMLKGYLGGLKDHLLPQGEGWLILSDLAEHLELRTREELLSWIEDAGLVVLDRIDTKPKHSKAFDESDSLHFARAAETTSLWRLGIK; encoded by the coding sequence ATGAATCAGGATAGCTTCATTCACTGGGAAGAGAATGGTCAGAACTGTTCAGCAGTTTGGCATTCTGAAAATGGCATTACGGCACATAAAAAAGTGGCGATTGCTAACGACACATTAACAGCAGATGACGCCTATCGAATGGCATGTGAAGGCACGGCTATTCTTTGGAAAGGGGATTTTCAAAATGCCCGACAACTATTGCAGGCCTTGGTTCGGCGCATAGATAAACCATCAAAAAAATCAAAGCGTGCCAGTAAGAGGGCGGATAAGTCTGCTGATGCTGCCCCCAAGAAAACCTCAAAAGATATTTTTAATCAACACCGCCTGATTCAATCTCAGCGTGCCCGAATATTGGGGATGTTGTTAATTCAATGCAATTCGGATCACTCGATTTCATTGCGCCGAGCGCCAGATATTTCCCAGGCATGTGTCGAGGCATATGGTGCTGTTGAGCACTCTTATGTAGTTTCTTTGCGTGAACTTTTGGGCGTGATTAGCGCTCATGAGTGGCGTAAGAGTGGATTACCTATTTTGGCTGATGAAAATGGTGATCCAGTATTTGTTCATCCCCATTACGGCGTTTTCTCGCCTGTTCGCGGCGAGTACATTGAGTTAGTTTGTGCTGTCCCTTTGCCCAAATCCCTTGATGGCGCATCTACAGCTTTTGATATTGGCGTTGGTACTGGCGTGCTGGCGATTATTTTGGCAATGCGGGATGTGCAAAAAATTGTTGCCACTGATCAAGATGATCGAGCGCTTACGTGCGCCAAAGAAAATATTGCACTATTAGGTTTAGGTTCTCAAATAGAGATTGTGAAAGCCAATTTATTTCCAGCAGGAAAGGCTTCATTAATTATCTGCAACCCACCATGGGTGCCTGCAAGACCTAGCTCTACCCTTGAGCATGCGGTATACGACCCTGATAGTCAGATGCTAAAAGGATATTTGGGGGGATTAAAGGATCATTTACTGCCCCAAGGCGAGGGCTGGTTGATTCTGTCTGATTTGGCCGAACATCTTGAGCTCAGGACTCGAGAAGAACTGCTCTCTTGGATTGAAGATGCTGGATTAGTTGTTCTTGATCGTATTGATACCAAGCCAAAACATTCTAAGGCGTTTGATGAGTCAGACTCCCTTCATTTTGCAAGAGCAGCTGAAACCACTTCACTTTGGCGCTTGGGTATCAAGTAA